One Novipirellula galeiformis DNA segment encodes these proteins:
- a CDS encoding DUF1559 family PulG-like putative transporter — MCRLRPRKRGFTLVELLVVIAIIGVLVGLLLPAVQSAREAARRMSCMNNMKQLGLALHNYHDTHRKFPMGWAHHIEDRLTGTGRGNCFTTNHGAGDRIGRSPWTAMILPFLEQGALYEKFDSNYAINWALHSSWAGGRENEAVWLTSVDAFKCPSDPRNSEQDNLLNYLGVSGGVEYTCWNLGDLDSVGVRGLDNDGVLYLGSKTNIGHVLDGTSNTFLLGETKYPRSRGQDPGQDNYLGWGSAGMAWNSVPQTAICATARDQINTFYPSMAPGQTPSHAHMQRVFGSYHPGGCLFTMVDGSVSFRSENMDITLYQTTGTRADGLPVGGASE, encoded by the coding sequence ATGTGTCGCTTACGCCCTAGAAAAAGAGGGTTCACGCTCGTCGAGCTATTGGTTGTGATCGCGATTATTGGAGTCCTGGTCGGTTTGTTACTGCCCGCGGTGCAATCGGCACGCGAGGCCGCCCGGCGAATGAGTTGCATGAACAATATGAAGCAACTTGGCTTGGCGCTGCACAACTACCACGATACGCATCGTAAGTTCCCCATGGGCTGGGCACACCACATCGAAGACAGGTTGACCGGAACCGGCCGAGGCAACTGCTTCACGACGAATCACGGAGCGGGTGACCGGATTGGTCGCAGTCCGTGGACAGCAATGATTCTGCCGTTCCTGGAACAGGGCGCCCTCTATGAAAAGTTCGACTCAAACTATGCGATCAACTGGGCCTTGCACTCGAGTTGGGCTGGCGGACGCGAGAACGAAGCGGTCTGGTTGACGTCGGTCGATGCATTTAAATGCCCCTCGGACCCACGGAATTCCGAGCAAGACAACTTGCTGAACTACCTAGGAGTCTCCGGCGGTGTCGAGTACACGTGTTGGAACCTCGGCGATCTGGACAGCGTGGGTGTCCGTGGTCTGGATAACGACGGCGTGCTGTATCTCGGTTCGAAAACCAATATCGGGCACGTCCTCGACGGAACCTCCAATACGTTTCTGTTAGGAGAGACCAAATACCCACGTTCCCGAGGCCAAGATCCAGGCCAAGACAACTATCTAGGTTGGGGCTCCGCTGGGATGGCTTGGAACTCGGTGCCGCAGACCGCGATCTGTGCCACCGCCCGCGACCAGATCAACACCTTCTATCCTTCGATGGCGCCGGGTCAAACGCCATCACACGCCCACATGCAACGTGTGTTTGGCAGTTACCATCCCGGAGGATGTCTGTTTACGATGGTCGACGGATCGGTCAGTTTCCGGTCGGAAAACATGGACATCACTCTGTATCAAACGACGGGAACGCGAGCGGACGGGTTGCCAGTTGGAGGTGCCTCAGAATGA
- a CDS encoding Ig-like domain-containing protein, protein MQTLLDRLRPALIPGLATIILLLLEGLANANEFFPRFSVENLVQRDSHSTVTIGPDGHLYATTTNSGGREMRDNGTGKMVKEHLGEVWRYQLDPVTGHVVGEERLLMLPGPVNGFVFDPSSTPDQLTFYITVLNDRGHLNRIRVKPIGAPDPVIENTIVLDFLGRGGNHGMNNLVFTPEGKLYANQGGRTFWGTTEDNQSAAVLEIDLQHPDFSKGAVSPRDYTLAQMQGGDAPIQLVATGLRNPHGIVHHTNGEYYVTIHDPPRGPLLVGGPIKKEVVSDGPPDLVARLKPGAYYGHANPLRKEWVSYGGNPTAEVDPFEIPEYPVGTMPLPNFDLSLMIGTRRNHCISGIDEYLNGDLVAGYLYAQGAEGVNLAGIERFVLDKDGNFTGFHEFLKGEDNEPIVFQGVMDLFVTKQGWIYVANFGRRRGDGGIKGGIELLKPLGGNIPPSIVIQTPENRAVYGRNATVDFRIDAQDYDGDVSKVELLVNGKAQRCAKSASDKTLWSASWKRPAAGRYEVQARATDNDGKSVTTQPLFLQVDADAHPAVITEMPTSVAFIGADYHSSVRTDSQSNVRFALRDAPEGMQIDRQTGQIRWRPSHAGTFTATVIADNGTQPPAERKFQVKTLASRPADYQPGVIDGFVAGVEYTTSLENQSAKSGTAPAFELVPPSNAAIVFSGYLDVDEPGVYEFSASDPESAIASAPMSATFSIGGSQVFNSASSSTGFIPLEPGKHAFTLKLDERGEPGSCSLQMRSPDASSLAPVPKSALYRHAKAYGLNGRGGAEPYLKMPRNERDFLPQTLSQTGAFQDVASMTLAPGAIGYDVNSPLWSDGALKQRWVFVPEGTTIEFDPSEPWTYPAGTVFVKHFALGEQRKRVETRLTVVKQDHTIYGVTYRWRESNDDADLVAMGQEAELEFDDGNRQPWFFPGPQDCMTCHTHASGYVLGPNTRQLNREFHYPSTGKSDNQLRTLNQLGLFSTPLHEDTIDNYDRLYPLDDQSVSLDKRVRSYLASNCSQCHTTGGVNANWFADYAAELSDLGVLDAKPLNHMGLSDVKLIAPGKPDRSVMLLRVTSDKRGYRMPPIGRLKTDDHAVAALTQWIAQLQAKEDDK, encoded by the coding sequence ATGCAAACTCTACTCGATCGCTTGCGTCCCGCCCTCATTCCTGGACTGGCAACGATCATCCTGCTGCTACTTGAGGGCTTAGCCAATGCAAACGAGTTTTTCCCCCGGTTCTCCGTTGAGAATCTCGTGCAACGCGACAGTCACAGCACCGTGACGATCGGCCCCGACGGCCATCTGTATGCGACGACGACCAATTCCGGTGGCCGTGAGATGCGTGACAATGGCACAGGCAAGATGGTCAAGGAACATCTCGGTGAAGTTTGGCGATACCAACTGGATCCCGTCACAGGACATGTCGTTGGCGAAGAACGCTTGCTGATGCTTCCCGGACCGGTGAATGGTTTCGTCTTTGATCCATCATCGACGCCCGACCAACTCACGTTCTACATCACCGTTCTGAATGACCGCGGCCATCTCAATCGCATTCGTGTCAAACCAATCGGCGCACCCGATCCCGTGATCGAAAACACGATCGTTCTCGACTTTCTCGGGCGCGGTGGCAACCATGGAATGAATAACCTTGTCTTCACGCCCGAGGGGAAACTATACGCCAATCAAGGTGGGCGGACATTCTGGGGAACCACCGAGGACAACCAATCCGCAGCCGTGTTGGAGATCGATCTGCAACATCCCGATTTCTCGAAGGGAGCGGTTTCACCACGCGATTACACGTTGGCACAAATGCAGGGGGGCGATGCACCGATTCAGCTGGTTGCTACTGGACTACGCAACCCTCACGGCATCGTCCACCACACCAATGGTGAATACTACGTAACCATTCACGATCCGCCCCGCGGGCCTCTCTTGGTCGGCGGTCCGATCAAAAAGGAAGTGGTCTCCGACGGCCCGCCGGACTTGGTTGCCCGTCTGAAACCAGGCGCCTACTACGGCCACGCCAACCCACTTCGCAAGGAATGGGTCTCTTATGGCGGCAACCCAACGGCCGAGGTCGATCCGTTTGAGATCCCTGAGTACCCGGTCGGCACGATGCCCTTGCCGAACTTTGATCTCAGTTTGATGATCGGGACGCGGCGCAATCACTGTATCAGTGGAATCGACGAATACCTCAACGGCGACCTCGTTGCTGGCTACCTCTACGCCCAGGGGGCTGAGGGAGTGAATCTGGCCGGCATCGAACGTTTTGTATTAGACAAAGATGGAAACTTCACAGGCTTTCATGAGTTTCTCAAGGGCGAGGACAACGAGCCGATCGTTTTCCAGGGCGTCATGGATCTGTTTGTCACCAAGCAGGGCTGGATCTACGTCGCCAACTTTGGCCGCCGCCGCGGAGACGGTGGAATCAAAGGGGGCATCGAGTTGCTCAAGCCGTTGGGGGGAAACATCCCGCCTTCGATCGTGATCCAAACTCCGGAGAACCGTGCGGTCTATGGACGCAATGCGACAGTCGACTTCCGCATCGATGCACAAGATTACGATGGCGACGTCTCTAAGGTCGAACTCTTGGTTAACGGCAAAGCCCAACGCTGTGCAAAGTCAGCTAGCGACAAGACGCTGTGGAGTGCGAGTTGGAAACGACCAGCCGCAGGTCGATACGAGGTGCAAGCGCGGGCAACCGACAACGATGGCAAATCGGTCACGACCCAACCATTGTTTCTTCAAGTCGATGCGGATGCGCATCCCGCCGTGATTACCGAGATGCCGACCTCCGTTGCATTCATCGGCGCCGACTATCACTCAAGCGTTCGCACTGATAGCCAGTCGAATGTCCGCTTCGCCCTGCGGGACGCTCCCGAAGGGATGCAGATCGATCGCCAAACGGGCCAAATCCGATGGCGCCCCAGTCATGCCGGCACATTCACCGCCACTGTGATCGCCGACAACGGAACACAGCCTCCCGCGGAGCGGAAGTTCCAAGTCAAGACGCTCGCCTCCCGTCCTGCGGACTACCAACCCGGAGTCATCGACGGTTTCGTTGCGGGAGTCGAATATACAACTTCACTCGAAAATCAGTCGGCAAAATCTGGCACTGCCCCCGCGTTTGAGTTGGTCCCGCCATCCAATGCCGCCATTGTCTTCAGCGGCTATCTCGATGTGGACGAACCGGGCGTCTATGAATTCTCCGCGTCGGATCCTGAGTCAGCGATCGCATCGGCCCCCATGTCCGCGACCTTCTCGATCGGCGGATCGCAGGTGTTCAACAGCGCAAGTTCAAGCACAGGCTTTATCCCACTAGAACCGGGCAAACATGCGTTCACACTTAAGCTCGATGAACGTGGCGAGCCGGGCTCGTGCAGCCTACAGATGCGTAGTCCAGACGCCTCCTCCCTCGCGCCGGTACCAAAGTCGGCGCTCTATCGCCACGCCAAGGCGTACGGCCTCAATGGTCGCGGCGGAGCAGAGCCTTACCTGAAGATGCCGCGTAACGAACGCGATTTCCTGCCGCAAACGCTCTCCCAAACGGGAGCGTTTCAAGACGTCGCCTCGATGACGTTGGCCCCCGGAGCGATTGGATACGACGTCAATTCGCCACTCTGGTCCGACGGTGCGTTGAAGCAGCGTTGGGTCTTTGTCCCTGAGGGGACGACCATCGAATTTGATCCGAGCGAGCCGTGGACCTACCCGGCGGGAACGGTCTTCGTGAAGCACTTCGCCCTTGGCGAACAACGCAAACGGGTCGAGACGCGGTTGACCGTCGTCAAACAGGATCACACGATCTATGGCGTCACCTATCGCTGGCGTGAGTCAAACGACGACGCCGACCTCGTTGCGATGGGGCAAGAGGCGGAGCTGGAATTCGACGATGGCAATCGACAGCCATGGTTCTTTCCCGGCCCCCAGGACTGTATGACCTGCCATACGCATGCCTCCGGGTATGTGTTGGGCCCCAACACGCGACAACTCAATCGCGAGTTCCACTACCCATCGACGGGCAAGTCAGACAACCAATTACGCACGCTCAACCAGCTCGGTCTGTTTAGTACCCCGCTGCACGAAGACACGATCGACAACTACGATCGGCTGTACCCGCTCGATGATCAATCGGTGTCGTTGGACAAACGCGTTCGTTCCTATCTAGCCAGCAATTGTAGCCAGTGCCACACGACCGGAGGCGTCAACGCCAACTGGTTTGCCGACTATGCTGCCGAACTCTCCGACCTGGGCGTTCTCGATGCGAAGCCTCTGAACCATATGGGGCTCTCGGACGTCAAGCTGATCGCGCCGGGCAAGCCAGACCGTTCGGTGATGCTGTTGCGAGTCACGTCCGACAAACGCGGCTATCGCATGCCACCGATCGGTCGACTGAAGACCGACGACCATGCCGTCGCTGCACTTACTCAGTGGATCGCGCAACTGCAAGCAAAGGAAGACGACAAATAG
- a CDS encoding sugar phosphate isomerase/epimerase family protein, producing MMNDRLRFAATMTLCLFVYQGVANAQEQPASAKPAESRASSSTAAESLYATDNLTAWLVMFTDSVKRTPDERAEMVAQFGFKKAGFEAFKKYVPILEQQMDAYAKRNIKVTSVYVVVETETPSEEAHVKQILDVLQRRGETPQIWAMFGRGSFQSTTDEERNKKLIAAFSDLAKYVDKAGCELALYNYGSWFGTLDVQLAVIEGVRQNTGIKIGTVLNFHRGHQHMKDFPQVLEQMMPHLYAVNLNGMNWKDADYDGGGARILPLGSGDYELTMMRQLAESGYRGPIGIIDHRSGVDAEVALKENLDGLVKLREKLK from the coding sequence ATGATGAACGACCGACTCCGCTTCGCAGCCACGATGACGCTCTGCCTGTTTGTGTATCAAGGAGTAGCGAATGCGCAAGAACAGCCCGCCAGTGCCAAGCCCGCTGAATCGAGAGCCTCCTCATCGACGGCGGCCGAATCGCTTTACGCGACTGACAACTTGACCGCATGGTTGGTCATGTTCACCGATTCGGTCAAGCGAACTCCCGACGAACGCGCCGAGATGGTGGCACAATTTGGATTTAAGAAGGCGGGATTCGAAGCGTTCAAGAAATACGTTCCCATTCTAGAACAGCAGATGGACGCGTATGCCAAACGCAACATCAAAGTGACCTCGGTCTACGTCGTCGTTGAAACGGAAACACCTTCCGAAGAAGCACATGTGAAACAGATCCTCGACGTGCTGCAGCGACGGGGAGAAACACCTCAGATCTGGGCCATGTTCGGCCGTGGATCATTCCAGAGCACCACGGATGAAGAACGCAACAAAAAACTGATCGCCGCGTTCTCCGACCTCGCGAAATATGTCGACAAAGCGGGCTGCGAATTGGCCCTTTACAACTACGGATCGTGGTTCGGGACGCTCGACGTTCAATTGGCTGTCATCGAGGGTGTCCGTCAGAACACGGGGATCAAGATCGGAACCGTGCTGAATTTCCATCGCGGACATCAGCACATGAAAGACTTCCCTCAGGTTCTCGAGCAAATGATGCCTCATCTGTATGCCGTTAACCTCAACGGCATGAACTGGAAAGATGCCGACTACGATGGCGGCGGGGCACGCATCTTGCCCCTTGGCAGCGGCGATTACGAGTTGACGATGATGCGACAACTCGCCGAATCGGGCTATCGTGGCCCGATCGGAATCATCGACCATCGCAGCGGAGTGGACGCGGAAGTTGCACTCAAGGAAAACCTCGATGGCCTAGTCAAGCTGCGTGAAAAACTGAAGTAG
- a CDS encoding ankyrin repeat domain-containing protein, which produces MTIHDSCRAGDVKAVRSMVLSDPSLVDADDAHNWRPIFHAAIGKHADVVRFLLESGADISAHDGDALHYAAEVPENTDVVSLLVSYGALDPHVRPSCDVSRQLLAAIFLRDANRVRSLLKRHPGIATCPDGRGDSPIHHAARNGDVRIVRLLIEYGAGTNENNTRGHTVLYCAGGHGHLETVRLLIHFGADPSVRFTHDGKNLAEWLAQYPDDERLVPIAELLAKMPESG; this is translated from the coding sequence ATGACAATTCATGACTCTTGCCGTGCGGGCGACGTTAAAGCTGTCCGATCAATGGTCTTGAGCGACCCTTCGCTGGTCGATGCAGACGACGCCCACAACTGGCGACCAATCTTTCATGCCGCGATTGGGAAGCACGCGGATGTGGTCCGATTTCTACTCGAATCTGGTGCCGATATTTCCGCCCACGACGGTGACGCACTACACTACGCTGCGGAAGTTCCGGAGAATACCGACGTCGTTTCCCTACTTGTGTCGTATGGCGCGCTCGATCCACACGTTCGCCCGTCTTGCGATGTGTCACGCCAACTTTTGGCGGCGATCTTTCTTCGCGATGCCAACCGTGTTCGCTCTTTACTCAAGCGTCATCCTGGCATCGCGACTTGCCCCGATGGACGTGGCGATTCCCCGATCCACCACGCCGCGCGAAACGGAGACGTTAGAATTGTGCGACTACTCATTGAATACGGTGCTGGCACCAACGAAAATAACACACGCGGGCATACTGTACTTTACTGTGCTGGTGGACATGGCCATCTAGAAACTGTTCGATTGCTGATTCACTTTGGGGCTGACCCAAGTGTTCGCTTCACACATGACGGCAAGAACTTAGCCGAATGGCTCGCGCAGTATCCGGATGACGAACGTCTCGTTCCCATTGCTGAATTGCTCGCTAAAATGCCGGAAAGCGGATAA
- a CDS encoding four helix bundle protein produces the protein MTEPIFDHDRLDVYRLSIEYVASSFAIAKELNGLHRHARDQWLRAAQSIPLNIAEGNGKRSLKDRNRFLYIARGSALEGASIQDVLFATDGLGGEQHGELKRTLKRIVSMLTRLITRADAVSESSAQYNAAAEYEYRDAEYEYEYEHEVQPEPRIAPKNAAQLFSESMSTARPR, from the coding sequence ATGACCGAACCAATCTTCGACCACGATCGACTTGATGTTTACCGACTGTCGATCGAATACGTCGCTTCATCGTTCGCCATCGCGAAGGAGTTAAACGGACTTCATCGTCATGCCCGCGACCAATGGCTTCGCGCCGCACAATCGATTCCGCTGAACATTGCCGAAGGCAATGGCAAACGCAGCCTCAAGGATCGAAATCGATTTCTCTATATTGCCCGCGGATCGGCATTAGAAGGCGCTTCGATTCAGGATGTGCTCTTCGCAACGGACGGGCTTGGTGGCGAACAACACGGTGAATTGAAACGAACGCTCAAACGGATTGTTTCGATGCTGACGCGACTGATCACCCGCGCTGACGCTGTCTCCGAATCCAGCGCACAGTACAATGCTGCTGCTGAGTACGAGTACCGCGATGCTGAGTACGAGTACGAGTACGAGCACGAAGTACAGCCAGAACCAAGAATTGCACCGAAAAACGCGGCGCAGTTGTTCTCCGAATCAATGTCCACCGCGCGTCCTCGGTGA
- a CDS encoding DUF7336 domain-containing protein: MTKVFVLQHEHEICGREHAKFIGVYATNDDAEDAIVRLRMQPGFRDWPDGFSIGEYELGVDHWVEGFITAVNILIPSRTSAGEYYTAGSVWYPGDVYEITDIDAPQRAKFDVGDFVRCIEKAVPEIGDRVLVAYEAVEEKAEPRDARESPS, translated from the coding sequence ATGACCAAAGTATTCGTACTTCAGCACGAGCATGAAATTTGCGGTCGCGAGCACGCCAAATTCATCGGAGTGTACGCGACGAATGACGATGCGGAAGACGCTATCGTTAGACTGCGTATGCAACCAGGTTTCCGCGACTGGCCTGATGGGTTCTCGATTGGTGAATACGAACTTGGGGTTGATCACTGGGTTGAGGGATTCATTACGGCCGTAAATATACTGATTCCTTCTCGAACGAGTGCCGGAGAGTACTACACCGCTGGTTCGGTTTGGTACCCTGGGGATGTTTACGAGATTACCGACATTGACGCTCCTCAACGAGCCAAGTTTGACGTCGGCGATTTCGTGCGATGCATCGAAAAAGCTGTGCCTGAAATTGGCGATCGCGTGCTTGTGGCCTACGAGGCTGTCGAGGAAAAGGCAGAACCAAGGGATGCACGTGAGTCGCCGAGTTGA
- a CDS encoding alpha/beta hydrolase family protein yields MSSPLALAAEPDPWKVYPDGLPDGANALRYNIDANVEISRQHIDPAGKQDWENAKESLAVDLREAIGLLPWPEKTPLNVQVTGRSERDGYTIENIAFQSFPGFYVTANLYVPKGIEGPMPAIVVTAGHSMEDGKNYDLYRTAQLGLVREGYVVLAYDPVGQGERKLPGNAHTVSYPAMLVGHTNLRYMLWDSIRSLDYLETRSDVDPKRIGIAGNSGGGLNTMYAMPVESRFAAGASFCCLCSYEAWIKDGGDHCICNHLPGIARNMEQFQFVGLAAPRPFMAGNGQKDPIFPIAGTRDTIRRAQQIYGLYDSADRVALHDVPAGHGWSKPLREAGYGWFNRFLQGRGDGSPVAEPEIALEPKESKDLLVFKDGKLPADAKSYIELVREEANRLVQGYQSVPSDSAGYAAWSKNLRKQLWETLGGKPVAVNSTPEEHGVFAWEGHSVKRLSIQTERNLEVPALLVQPESATGPLPLVIVLDAGGKKAAMESATVRRLLEQPIAVLALDVRALGEGKVKANQCASDAIVLGRPLLAQQAWDVIVAARTLSGQDDFGKVAVYGRGSAGLIAMLATALSDEIDAVVTEWTIASFVEAIADPLPQPMWAYAPNILKVADVSQLSALCAPRPLLWASPVDGKGKGMPEASSKQLFEPVLAGYQATAAKAAPQLIVGKDGEQVAGDFLIKTLAQ; encoded by the coding sequence GTGAGTTCACCGCTCGCACTCGCAGCTGAACCCGATCCGTGGAAAGTGTATCCGGATGGATTGCCCGACGGTGCCAATGCGTTGCGATACAATATCGATGCCAATGTGGAGATTAGCCGGCAACACATCGATCCAGCGGGGAAACAGGATTGGGAAAACGCCAAAGAGTCGCTTGCGGTCGACCTGCGCGAAGCGATTGGTTTGTTGCCGTGGCCCGAGAAGACGCCGCTCAATGTCCAGGTAACCGGGCGCTCAGAACGGGACGGCTATACGATCGAGAACATTGCCTTCCAGAGCTTTCCTGGCTTTTATGTGACCGCGAATCTTTATGTGCCCAAAGGCATTGAGGGCCCGATGCCCGCAATCGTGGTGACCGCAGGGCATTCCATGGAAGATGGGAAAAACTACGATCTCTACCGCACCGCGCAGCTCGGATTGGTTCGCGAAGGTTACGTGGTGCTCGCCTACGACCCGGTGGGGCAAGGCGAACGGAAATTGCCCGGTAACGCGCACACGGTCAGCTACCCTGCGATGCTCGTTGGGCACACCAATCTGCGTTACATGCTTTGGGACAGCATCCGATCGCTGGACTATTTGGAGACCCGTTCGGATGTCGATCCAAAGCGGATTGGAATCGCCGGCAATTCAGGCGGCGGGCTGAATACGATGTATGCGATGCCGGTCGAGAGTCGATTTGCTGCCGGAGCCTCGTTCTGCTGCCTGTGTTCTTACGAGGCATGGATCAAGGATGGCGGCGATCATTGCATCTGCAACCATCTGCCCGGTATTGCTCGGAACATGGAACAGTTTCAGTTCGTAGGGCTCGCCGCGCCGCGTCCATTCATGGCAGGCAACGGCCAAAAGGATCCAATTTTTCCGATTGCTGGAACGCGTGACACGATTCGCCGGGCTCAACAGATTTATGGGCTCTATGATTCAGCTGACCGCGTGGCCTTGCATGATGTTCCTGCAGGCCATGGCTGGTCGAAGCCGCTGCGTGAGGCAGGGTACGGCTGGTTCAATCGTTTTCTGCAGGGCCGTGGCGATGGATCTCCCGTTGCCGAACCCGAGATTGCACTGGAGCCTAAGGAATCAAAAGATCTTCTCGTTTTCAAAGACGGTAAACTCCCCGCCGACGCGAAGAGCTACATCGAGCTGGTTCGTGAGGAAGCGAACCGTCTGGTGCAAGGATATCAGAGCGTGCCGAGCGACTCTGCGGGATACGCTGCCTGGTCAAAAAATCTCCGCAAACAGCTTTGGGAAACCTTGGGCGGTAAGCCGGTCGCGGTGAATTCGACTCCTGAGGAGCATGGAGTGTTCGCCTGGGAAGGTCACAGCGTCAAGCGTCTCTCGATCCAAACCGAACGCAATCTGGAAGTGCCCGCTCTGTTGGTCCAACCCGAGAGTGCCACAGGACCGTTGCCACTGGTGATCGTTCTCGACGCCGGCGGAAAGAAGGCGGCGATGGAGTCGGCTACGGTTCGCCGATTACTCGAGCAGCCTATCGCTGTTTTGGCGCTCGACGTGCGAGCCTTGGGGGAAGGGAAGGTCAAGGCCAACCAGTGTGCCAGCGACGCGATTGTGCTTGGTCGTCCATTGTTGGCCCAGCAGGCTTGGGATGTGATCGTGGCTGCCCGCACGCTTTCCGGTCAGGATGATTTTGGGAAGGTTGCTGTTTATGGCCGTGGAAGTGCCGGGTTGATTGCAATGCTCGCCACAGCTCTCTCGGATGAGATCGACGCCGTGGTGACCGAGTGGACGATTGCTAGTTTTGTCGAGGCGATCGCCGATCCGCTGCCGCAACCGATGTGGGCTTATGCACCGAACATTCTGAAGGTGGCCGATGTTTCCCAGTTGTCCGCGTTGTGTGCGCCGCGTCCTCTGTTGTGGGCCAGCCCGGTCGATGGCAAGGGGAAGGGGATGCCAGAGGCTAGCAGCAAGCAGTTGTTTGAGCCGGTCTTGGCTGGTTACCAAGCGACGGCTGCCAAAGCAGCTCCCCAGCTCATTGTGGGAAAAGATGGCGAACAAGTGGCTGGTGATTTTCTGATCAAGACACTCGCGCAGTAG
- a CDS encoding DUF1559 family PulG-like putative transporter produces the protein MRRMPRGFTLVELLVVIAIIGVLVGLLLPAVQAAREAARRMQCSNNLKQLGLAAHNYHDTFQAFPPYRQKAGNPSALDFQGYGPLISLLPFIEQQALYDQIKTVSRDFYLPISPTVDNVVANTPLAAFSCPSNLPFPSASVRGSSSYSVSAGSNIGWTIDESRRNGVFGMDIPTKFAMITDGTSNTIMLGEHLTGDGDDGTYRQKTDLVRAQPWTANESTQQGPITDAQLEAYGQACAAGSNNHTSYYGYRWGRPVFIYTVFNTVAPPNWKHPSCMPCTTCGAGDSKGVFPARSRHPGGVHHVLADASVRFVTETINLQLYHGLGSRNGSEVVTLP, from the coding sequence ATGCGTCGCATGCCACGAGGTTTTACCCTCGTAGAACTGTTGGTTGTTATCGCCATCATTGGAGTTTTGGTCGGCCTGTTATTGCCTGCAGTTCAAGCGGCACGCGAAGCGGCGCGACGGATGCAATGTTCCAACAACTTGAAGCAATTGGGGTTGGCGGCGCACAACTACCACGACACGTTTCAGGCGTTCCCGCCCTATCGGCAAAAGGCGGGCAATCCTTCCGCTCTGGACTTTCAAGGTTACGGGCCGCTGATCTCGCTGCTCCCCTTCATCGAACAGCAGGCGCTGTATGACCAAATCAAGACGGTTTCTCGAGATTTCTATCTACCGATCAGCCCGACGGTGGACAACGTGGTTGCCAACACGCCGCTAGCTGCGTTCTCCTGTCCGTCGAACCTTCCGTTTCCAAGTGCAAGTGTCCGCGGTAGTTCGAGCTATTCGGTCTCTGCGGGTTCCAATATCGGCTGGACCATTGACGAGTCACGGCGCAATGGCGTGTTTGGAATGGATATCCCTACCAAATTTGCAATGATTACCGATGGTACCTCCAACACGATCATGCTCGGCGAGCATCTCACCGGTGATGGGGACGATGGCACCTATCGCCAAAAGACAGACCTCGTTCGCGCCCAGCCATGGACGGCCAACGAGTCGACTCAACAAGGTCCGATTACCGATGCCCAACTGGAAGCGTATGGGCAAGCCTGTGCTGCGGGAAGCAACAATCACACCAGCTACTATGGCTATCGTTGGGGACGTCCCGTCTTTATCTATACCGTCTTCAACACCGTTGCACCGCCCAACTGGAAGCATCCCAGTTGCATGCCTTGCACAACCTGTGGGGCGGGGGACAGCAAGGGAGTGTTCCCGGCTCGAAGTCGACATCCCGGCGGCGTGCATCACGTTTTGGCGGATGCTTCGGTACGCTTCGTGACTGAAACCATCAACCTTCAACTGTATCACGGTTTAGGGTCTCGCAACGGTAGCGAAGTTGTGACGCTACCGTAG